Genomic DNA from Hordeum vulgare subsp. vulgare chromosome 2H, MorexV3_pseudomolecules_assembly, whole genome shotgun sequence:
caaatcatcgcccacaacttttgtgttctactcgtgcatagaatctacgcatagaaaacctagctcggatgccactgttgggtaacgtagcataaattcaaaattttcctacgcatattcagatcttcctttggagagaccagcaacgagagaggggtaagagcatcttcatacctttgaagatcgctaagcggaagcgttgctagaacgcggttgatggagtcgtactcgcatcgattccgatctagtgccgaactacggcacctccgcgttcaacacacgtgcagcccggtgacgtctcccgcaccttgatccagcaaggaggagggagaggttggggaagaactccagcagcacgatggcgtggtgtcgatggagagacgaggtctctcggcagggcttcgccaatcaccggcatagaggaggaggaagaagggcagggctgcgccgagagagaggccaaagtctgttctccaatggccaaaagtacccactatatatagggggagggaggggctgcacccccttgagggtttccctctcctggggggcggcatccctagatgggggctggtgtggcggccaaggggggaggaggggtgtggcgcacccctggtgggccttaggcccacctggcttagggtttgccccccctttctctcccccacgcattgggctaagtggggaggcacaccagcccacctaggggctggttcccttccccacttggcccaccttacctcccggggtcgttgccccccttcggtggaccccccggggccacctccggtggtctcggtggtcccggtacgttaccggtgatgctcgaaacacttccggtgtccgaaaccatccgtcctatatatcaatctttacctccggaccattccggagctcctcgtgacgtctgagatctcatccgggacttcgaacaactttctgtaacctcgtataacaattccctataaccctagcgtcatcgaaccttaagtgtgtagaccctacgggttcgggagacagtcagacatgaccgagacacctctccggctaataaccatcagcggggtatggatacccatggtggctcccacttgctccacgatgatctcatcggatgaaccacgatgtcaaggattcaatcaatcccgtatacgattccctttgtttgtcggtatagaacttgcccgagattcgatcgtcggtatatctataccttgttcaatctcgttaccggtaagtctctttactcgttccgtagcacgtcatcgtgtggctaactccttagtcacattgagctcatgatgatgttctaccgagtgggcccagagatacctctccgtcacacggagtgacaaatcccgatctcgattcgtaccaacccaacaaacactttcggaggtacccatagtgcacctttatagtcacccagttacgttgtgacgtttgatacacccaaagcactcctacggtattcgggagttgcacaatctcacggtcgaaggaaaagatacttgacattagaaaagctttagcatacgaacagtacgatctagtgctatgcttaggattgggtcttgtccatcacatcattctcctaatgatgtgatcacgttatcaatgacatctaatgcccatgatcaggaaaccatgatcatctattgactaacgagctagccaactagaggcttgctagggacactttgtgatctatttgttcacacatgtattactgtttcctgttaatacaattatagcatgaacaatagacgattatcatgaacaaggaaatatgataatgaccattttattattgcctctagggcatatttccaacagttaaacaggggttggtgatgacgacaaggATGAATCCCGCTCTTTGAAGCCCAAACCAGTCTCGAGATCGAatttccagatgaagaataggacgcGACGATGGTAACGTATCATAAAATGCGTTTATGTTTTGTGGTATATAGAGGATTTTTggcaaaaaaaaaatcattgaaAGGCGGTGACACAGGGGCCCACACGACCATGGGGTGGCCGTGCCACTAGGCCGTGCGGAGGCCTGGTGGCCctcctttggcccatcttcgcaTTGTTATTCTTCatatattttgaaatatttctccaAAAGTTTTCGTCCAATTtggagcacttttatttctgcataaaaataacatcaaGATAGTTATACTGAAAATAGATTCAGTCcggattagtttcattcaaatcatacaagtcCAGGTTAGTTTATTTAAATCATAAAAATTAGAAGCCAAAATAAtagcaaaagtttttgaaaagtagatacatttgagacgtgtcAGTGCCCGTGACCCCTTCCGGTATTTTCTGAAATCTTCATCTTCCAGAAGAAATCCTCGTAAACCTTAAGTTATTTGAGCTTCGTAGATATCGATTTTCTAAAAAgtcaaaacatgcagaaaacaaataGCTGACTTTGCtcactgaattaataagctagagcacaaaaataaataaaattgctatgaaaaaaattcaaaagtgATATTATAATAGCCAGAAACgattaaaattatagatacgtttaaaACGTATCACCGTGTCATCGCCGTCAAGCGCCCCTCCCCACGTCGTAATGATATACATAGAGAGATCCACGTCTTCACTCCTATTCACGTTCGCGCCTTGTTACCTCCTCGGCTACTTCAACTCCGACAACCCCGTCCACCGCGCAGGCCTTACGACCACCGTTACATAGcaccgaccaccaccaccaccccgaaTCTAACCTGCCTTCGCCAACCACATGCTTGAATAATCTCCAAGAACCGTCGAAAAACAAAGACAAAATATCGGGTTGTTGCTGTGTTCAGTCGTCGAAATAGCGAGGTTGAATCGATGACACAAGTGGACGGGGAGGAAAGAAGAAATGGTTGAGATAGTGAACAGGTAAATGGGGCATGGAGCTACGAGAACATTTGCTCAGCTGCACGGACAATTCACACACTCATATGATGTCATTTTGCTGTGAAATCCGTTTGAGATGACCCTAAACCCAACTGTAAAGAAAAATGTTGGATCTGAACAGCTAAAAATACGATACATTTGGATAAATCATTAACTCTACTAAATCTTGCCTCCTAAACGCCGCCCAAGTTTTGCTCTAAGAAATACTCCTTCTCCGTCGGCAATTAAAACGCCACCCACTTTCCCTGCTACGTCCGTAATTACCGCCATTGCCGAAAGCTTCTTCTCTTCTCTATACTcaaccaaaaaaagaaaaggaaaaacttCTCTTCTCTCCTCCAAGCTTCCCATTCCTTCTGAGCCATGCTCTCCTCCCTCACCGTCGTGACGTCGCGTGTCAACGTCTCGGTAACACCTGCCCTGGCGCGCTCGTAGCGCAGCCGCACGACGGCCCGCCGGCAACCCGACCTATGCTCCCCGACCAGTCAGGCATTGGCTGACCCCCAACTGCCTCACACTAACTAGCCGCCGCTTGTACAAAGACACTGCCGCAAAgctgaagaagaataaggagagagaaagagaagaaggattcCCGCACGTTTGCCAAATCGGGCCGCCGTTGCTTTCTCGTCGCCGGAGAGGAATTTTAGCCTCGGCGGCGTCCAGCTCTTTTTAGTATTTCTTTAAAGTTTTTTGTTTTGGTTGATCCTTTTTTGGAGTGGATTTCACTGTTTGCGGGCGATGGGAGTGGTGGAGTTCTCGGTGCTGGGGGCGGTTCAGAAGTTTCGATCCCTCATCACCGGCTCCACGCCCGCCGCCAACGAAGAAGCCCGCCAGGCGAGCGCACCACCGTCGCCTGCGACACCGCCGCGCAGCGGGGGCGTATCTCCGGTGGATTCGCCGCCCCCCGCAGCGAGATCCGGAGGCAGGCGTGCCATCGCTCTCCGCCGCCAGATCTCTTCGCCACAGCCTCTCCGCTGCCATGCTGTCAGGTAGGATGCCATGGCCCGGTTTCACCGCCCCGTTTTGATATTTGACTTGCTCCAATGGAGAAATGTTTTGAAATCTCAGCAAATAAACCACCTCAACGTCTTAGCATGTTAGGTGGATTATTAGAAGGAAAATAACAGTCGGTGATTCAGGGAGTAACTCTCATGGATGTTTATATATGTTGACTTGTGTTTTATAATCAATTAACTTATTGTGCTAATTTGTAGTGGAACTGGTTTTCATGGGTGCAGGCGAGCAGATGGCGAGGATAATGACGGGCctgggaagtttttcaccccagggAATGACTGCTTAAATGAACTCTCAGACACTGACTCTGTTAGCGAGCTCAACCGATCTTTGACCCTAAGCCCCTTGGAGAGCCCGACCTGGATGGCCTGGCAGAATAACGGCACACAAACTTCTAGGAGAAATGGCCGTTTCAGTTtggattctcttgatcatggtacTAAGCTAAACGGTACCATTGCTGAAAATAGTGGGGAAAGCGACACAAATAAACATCAAGTTGATTTTGATGCCAATATTTGGCGTCCACCACCGCCGGAAGATGAGGGTGATGATGCCGAGTCGAGATTATTTGGATtcgacgaggatgatgatgatggggttgaggagtcaagcaatctTCTTGCCCTTGGCTGCTTTAGCACAAACAAACTGGTTGGTGTTGACATGGTCACAGATATAGCCCAAACAGAGGGTGTGAGGAATGCTGTACTAGGCCATTTTCGAGCTCTTGTGGCTCAATTACTGAATGGAGAAGGTATTAGTGTCGGAAACGATGACGGATGCATAAGTTGGCTTGAGATAGCGTCCTCCTTATCCTGGCAAGCTGCTAGTTATGTGAGACCAAATACAAAGAAAGGTGGCAGCATGGATCCTACTGATTATGTCAAAATCAAATGTATAGCATCCAGGGATCCGACTGATAGGTATGCTCTTACTTTTCCTGCTATTTACATGATTATACATCTCTCACGTGAAACTCATGGGCAATTCCTTCTAATTTCTGTGCAGCAATCTTGTTAGGGGAGTTGTTTGTTCCAAAAACTTAAAACACAAACGCATGATGTCTGAGCATAGGAATGCGAAGTTGCTCATTTTAGGGGGAGCGCTTGAGTACCAAAAGGTCACTAATAGATTAGCATCTATAGACACTATACTTGAACAGGTTTGTACCCTTTTCACTATTCATTTGCACCTTTGTTATTTATTACTTGCACAAGGCCTTGATATGGTTAAAAGAAATACTATCCGTGTAATAAGATGTTTACTTCTACATTATATGCAATATAGAATATCCATATGCGCTCTCATCCTAACCATTCGTGCCAAATCCAAAAAATGGTGTAACCCAATGGTGAACGGACCGGCAGGCCCAATTGACATCTTTATAAGATATAAGAGTAAGATGTTTTTTTGCTAAAGAAATGCTGTTAATGCAGGAGAAAGAGCACCTGAGAACGATTGTCAGAAATATAGAGTCTTTGCAACCAAATGTGCTGCTAGTTGAAAAAAGTGTCTCATCGTATGCCCAGGAGCTCTTAGCAAAAGGAATTTCATTAGTTCTAAATGTTAAGAGGCCACTCTTGGAGAGGATATCAAGATGCACAGGAGCACAAATTGCCTCATCAATTGAAAATATTTCTTCAGCTAGGCTAGGCCAGTGTGAAATGTTCAAGGTGCAGAAATATCTGGAATTCCCATCAGGAAAGCAGACAAACAGGAGATCAACTAAAACGCTGATGTTCTTTGAAGGCTGCCCAAGGCGCTTGGGCTGCACAGTAAGTATCTCTTTGCTGTTCCATCATTCAATGTACATTTGATTGAAGTAATGTTGCTAACATCAAGCATGAAACACTTGGTTGATATATGACCTACAAAGAGTACTAGCTAATAATGTGACAGGTTTTCAGACTGAATTTCTATTCCCTTACACATTTATTATATTTCTAACAAATATGTCTCAATTTATTTAGGTTTTACTGAGAGGTCCCTGTCGAGAGGAACTAAAAAAAATTAAGCGTACAGTACAACTTGCAGTCTTTGCCGCCTATCATCTGTCTCTTGAAACATCATTCTTCGCTGATGAAGGCGCAACTCTTCCTGAAGGTCCTTCAAGGCCCGTGACAGAGCGGCCAGATATTCGAGGTGACACAGATTGTTTTGCTGGATCTGCTGGTGTTGACGTGCCTCATAAACTTAAACAAGTACAAGGCGGTGATTCACGGATGTTTGAGGAAATTTCTGTATCACCTAGGTCATTATCTTTGAATGAGGAAGGTGAAAGTTTCATCTTTGAGCATAGGGAATCTGGATCTCCTGTTGAGCACAGGGAATCTGGATCTCCTGTTGATGATTACTTACCCCATGTAATCGGTTCGTGCGAAGGGAGTAAAATATCTCCATATTTCTTGGATCTTGATCCAAGAACTTCAGGTATTGTGATGCATTTTCATGACTCTGCTTTGTTTTTCATTGCAAACAATAACCGTCAAGATGTGGTACCAGGGAAGAAGTGTCAAGATGTAGACCATTGGAATCATAAACGACATCATGACTGTCCTGCAGGAGACCGTAATGACCAGGATGAATTTTCTGGCAAATTCTTTCCTACCAGTGACAACCATCAGAGCATCTTAGTTTCCCTGTCAAGCACTTGCATTCCCAAAAGCTTGGTATGTGAGCGTCCACAGCTCTTCCGCATTAAGTTTTACGGTAGCTTTGATAAGCCACTTGGGAGATACCTCCGGCAAGACTTATTTGATCAGGTACATCCCATGCTCATCTGTATGTTGATGTTCAGTATCATCACAGTTTTAAAAaataatgttttgtctatgtcctTCATCAGGCATATTGCTGTCCATCATGTAAAGAACCATCAGAATCACATGTAAGGTGCTATATTCATCAGCATGGAAGCTTAACAATTCGTGTTAGGCGGCTTCTGTCTCAGAAGTTGCCAGGAGAGCGTGATGGGAGGATATGGATGTGGCATAGATGCCTCAAGTGCGAACCTAAGAACGGTGTACCACCTGCTACGAGGAGGGTAATTATGTCAGATGCTGCTTGGGGCCTGTCATTTGGGAAATTCCTGGAGCTAAGCTTTTCAAACCATTCTACTGCTAACCGAATTGCAAGCTGTGGGCATTCTCTCCAAAGGGACTGTCTTCGTTTCTACGGGTACATGTCAGCTATATCCCTTACCAATTAAAGTTGTCAATCCTCGAATGAAATCTCAGGTTACCTGCTAATCTATCAGATATGGGAACATGGTGGCCTTCTTCCGATATTCTCCTGTTGATATTCTATCAGTTACCCTCCCCCCCTCCGTATTGTGTTTCAACTGTCGCAGTCCACAAGACTGGACCAAAACGGTGGCAGTTGAGGTACGTGATTTTCTCGAAATTACCAAGCCATATTCACTGCATGCATCATATGTTTCTGTTTATTTGTTGTGGCCGGGTGAATAATATTATGTCCATGTACTTCTGTTTGAAGATATATGGCAAAATGAAATCCTTACACTGGGAGATATCTGATTTTCTCCAtcgcactgaaaagaatattccaAGTGAGGATGAACCGGTCAAGACAGGCATTCATAGGCAGAtaattgagatgaaggatttgcttAAAATGGAAAGAAACGAATGCGAGGTGACGAAATTAGATTTATATTTTTCTTGTTCAAGGGTTACACATGTTTATgttgatttttttaatatatttttccttTTGCAGATTTTGCTCTTACCAGTTATTAGAGATAGTAATCACCACGTGCAGGCATCAATTGATATTCTGGAGCTCAACCGCTTGAGACGTGGTCTTATTCTTGATGCTTACCTTTGGGATCGGAGGCTATGTCACATAGATTCACTTATTGAAACAAATGGTTGTGTTTCAAAGAATAATCCTGCTACCGAATTTCTCTTGGACATTGGACTGAAGGAGTGGAAAACAGATTTGCTTGAGGCGGACACAAATATTGGAAAACCCACTTGTTTGTTGCAGTCACCTGGAAGTCCAAGAAAACCTTTGTTATCCAGAGAGGTCTGCTTCAGTGATGACGAGTACAGTATGTCTGGGAAAAAATTGCAGATTGGTCTAGTTGATCATCCTGGTGATGATACAGAAGATCTTGACAAGGTCTTCAGCAAATTCAATGGAGAGAAAGAATGGCCATCCACTAGAGCTGCCATTGGTATGGAACCTGTTGATAGGTTACCCTCACTCGCATCTATTTTTTCTGATAACATTGATTTAGCTTGGACTGGATCCAGTGAGTTACAGTATGATCTTCCACAAGATTTCACCAAAGTTGATGAAAATGGATCCTTTAATTTGTTGGATAACCCAAGTTACAAGAATGCCCCTGTTAGAATTCACTCATTTGATTCTACAGTAGCATCCCGTCAGCGAGAACGCACTGGATTAGCTCCTACTTCATTGCATCTATCGTCATTCAGATCTGCTGAGTACTTCGGGGGTTTAACAAGCATCACAAAAGATCCAATGCCAAATATAAGGAGGGCTTGTTCTCAAAGGTCACCTGGGGCCatagagaaattaaatgttattctaaCTCGTTCACCCACACATATCTCATCTGCTTCACATATGGTTGATGATGGGGCACGGCTGCTGCTGCCCCAGATTGGCAATGAAGATGTCGTTATTGCGGTCTATGATGATGAACCCACCAGTATTGTTGCATACGCCATGACTTCAAATGAATATGTGCAGAAAGTCACACGAAAACTAAATTCAACTTTGAGTTTTTCACATCTTCCAAATGCTACTGAGTTAAGCCATGGACTTGAGCAGTCATTGCCCTCACAAGAAGACAATGTGGATTCTAAGGGAACTCATTTTAAGTTTTCTTTCGACGACGAAACCCCTCTTCCTGCAGATAATGCAAAGTTCTCTGTGATTTGCTATTTTGCAAAGCATTTTGCTGCCCTTAGAGATAAATGCTGTCCAAAAGATATTGATTACATCCGTTCACTAAGTCGCTGCAAGAGATGGTCTGCGCAAGGTGGAAAAAGCAATGTTTACTTTGCAAGGACACTGGATGAGAGGTTCATAATCAAACAAGTCACCAAGACAGAGCTGGACTCTTTTGTGGAATTCGCTCCTCAGTACTTCAAGTATTTGATGGAATCCTTGACGTCTGGTAGCCCAACTTGCCTGGCAAAAATAGTAGGATTATATCAGGTTTGTTGTACTTCGCCTCATCCATGATTTACCCCCCACGGCTAGTTGTCAACACTAAACAATATCCCTAGATTTGATTTTGCTGGCTTTGCATCTAATTCAGGTTAATGTCAAGGGCTTGAAAAGTGGGAGGGAAGTGAAGATGGATCTAATGGTGATGGAGAATCTTTTCTTTGAAAGAAAGATACCTAGGGTGTATGATCTGAAGGGTTCATTACGCTCTCGTTACACATCCGGTGATAGTAAAGTCTTGTTAGATTCAAACCTCATAGAGGCATTGCATACAAAGCCTATATTTTTAGGGAGCCGGGCAAAGCGAAGATTGGAGAGAGCTGTCTGGAATGATACTTCGTTTCTTGCGGTATGTTATATCTTATTATGAATACTATTttaaccaatatatatatatatatatatatatatatatatatatatatgattaaTTTTATCTACAAGCAGTGGTAGTTACCTCCTACTTATTTGACTGCCACGTGTCTCCAAGTTTATGCAAGCTGGATGGGTTAGCGGATCAGAAAGGATCCATTAGCACTCAACTAACTAGATTTCcaattaggtaattaaattaaataATCACTGTTCGTAACAACCTATAACAACCTGCTAATTTCTTGCCTACATGGATACGCAACACGTTGAATGGATAACTGCATACTACATCCACTCCATACTCCCTAGAAAGGCACAACCACCTACATACTACATTCTCTAAAATAAATAATTCATGTTATACAAATTCCATATACTATCTTATGCAGAAACGAGTAAATAGTACGTGCATTTTCCTATGAGAATCGGGAGTATGTACTTTTCCTTGATGacatatattttaatttctaacaAACATTCCATGGAGTGTGTGTCCTTGGCGTGCTAATTATTAAAGGTAGACCACTTACAAGAAGGGACGTACGTATTCACTTAACAAGGGTTTGAATATTTAGGGTATTTTTGCACAAAATGTTGTATGGAGTATATAGTATATACATGACAAATGTAGTATGGAGTATGTATATAAAAAATGTAGTATGAAGTATATACATAAAAAATATAGTATGCGGATAAGGATACTTCTTGTTGGTAACAAGAATATTCAAATAAAGCTAGTTTTACGTAGAGAAAGCAGTTGGTTCGTTGTAGGCGGATAAAGATGTACCAATAGATAGATTTGCATTAAAAAGATAAGCTCCCGTCCAGAACGCGTGCATAACCACCaaataaactaataaaaataattaatacgTAGTAACAAATACTAAACGGGTCGGGTGGTATCTAATCTAGCCCTGATGAGAGGTGAGTAGCACGTGAGATCCACGCACATGAGATGAACAGTAGATTCTTTggtgacaaattttatctaccgaTAGTAGTTACCACCAtttgcgttttgtatgttgtatgtattATCTATTAAATTGGAGAGTATGTACACGTACTATGTAGTATAgtaatgtttaggtagtatatatactatttttttgatagtatgtatcatattttgtgtatgttgttttttacgtacaaaaatatatgtatttcacaaatataataaaaactatgggctaacttgtaattttttcatgtaactcagtttgaaaaatcttatatataatatataaacataataaaaatgataaattagtCTATATAAATTAGTCTATATACTATCGCATGATAATATATAGAACATGTGGGATAACTAACCCTaagtggtaggatgtattttttaTATAGAACATGTGGGGTAACAATACAAGAGGTGTTTGGTCCAGCACGTTTACCATATAAAGTATCTAATCTATTCACGTCATGCATTCGGCCAGCCAAGGAAATAGAAGGTTGTTGAACAAACTCGCACCATTTACTCAATTAGTATTTAATTAGACTTTAGTTACCTGCATGCTATTGACGCCTCCACTAATGGGTTTACATATAAGAAGGGACACGTGGAAGACAATTGACTAGAGGGTAACTACCACTGcttgtagataaaatttgtcctatatatatatatatatatatattgaaaaTCTAATGATACTTAAAGTTGCAACATATTAGCACCAATTATCCTCTGCCATTTGTATTTTGTATGCTATATATGTCTTTTGTGCATACTGTTTAACTGACTTGACAGGCTGGGATCTGTTTAGGTACAAACTATACATTTTTCAGCCTGTAATGAAAGAGTACTCTGTTTCTGTGATATTTTCATCTTCCACAGTCTGCATGCCTTGCTTTTAGTTTGAAATTAATGTAGCCACTAACAAGAACCATCCAAGTCTACTAGTCGGCTTTTCTGAAATGATCATGTTAATGAGCCCTTTCCTCACCTGGTTATATATTTATTTGTTTATTAGTAAAAGAGCCCGTGCAACATGGGAGAAAAAAAATGTCACACTCCCCTTACCCAATAACTACGAGTCAAGACCCCAATAGGTCCACGTCCTTCCTTTCGGCACATGGTATCACATCCATGTTGTCACTTATCCTCCTTCCCACCCTCGCCAACGATGGCCTCAGAGCTCACACAATCACGACGCATTTGAATTTTATCAATCCTAAGTCGCCCCTCTCTCGGCATGAGATGAGAAATCAAATTATTTTTTTCTGTGAGATTTTAGCAagatgtgcatgtgtggttatagATGAGTTCTTTTGTGTCCAATCCTCGTTTTGCTGAGGTGTTCATTTTCAATCCGGATCggcaccggtatgaaagaaagatgtGGCATGCGCTATTGATTAAGGTTGCACCCTAAATAACATTTTAAAAATGgttaacatgtaaaataacacTAGATTCAGATTCTatacatttttctaatcaaatttcatttataacatgttaaatttggagtcagAATACTCTGTTTCTGTGATATTTTCATCTTCCAGTCTGCATGTGTTGCTTTTAGTTTGCAAATAATGTAGCCACTAACAAGAACCATCCAAGTCTACTAGTCGGCTTTCTGAAATGTTCATGCTAATGAACCCTTTCCTCACCTGGTTAtatatttacttatttatttatttcaacaATGGTAGTGCCATATATACTTTGGGATAATTTTTGTGTGCAAGTCACGTTACTCATAAGTAGCATTTTAGGGGTTCATGTATTACTGAAAAATGATGGTTGTAACTCTTATCTGCTTTGCAGTCAGCGGATGTCATGGATTACTCACTTCTTGTTGGAATCGACGAGGACAAGAAAGAACTCGTCATCGGCATCATCGATTACTTGCGCCAATACACCTGGGACAAA
This window encodes:
- the LOC123425544 gene encoding putative 1-phosphatidylinositol-3-phosphate 5-kinase FAB1C isoform X2, yielding MGVVEFSVLGAVQKFRSLITGSTPAANEEARQASAPPSPATPPRSGGVSPVDSPPPAARSGGRRAIALRRQISSPQPLRCHAVRRADGEDNDGPGKFFTPGNDCLNELSDTDSVSELNRSLTLSPLESPTWMAWQNNGTQTSRRNGRFSLDSLDHGTKLNGTIAENSGESDTNKHQVDFDANIWRPPPPEDEGDDAESRLFGFDEDDDDGVEESSNLLALGCFSTNKLVGVDMVTDIAQTEGVRNAVLGHFRALVAQLLNGEGISVGNDDGCISWLEIASSLSWQAASYVRPNTKKGGSMDPTDYVKIKCIASRDPTDSNLVRGVVCSKNLKHKRMMSEHRNAKLLILGGALEYQKVTNRLASIDTILEQEKEHLRTIVRNIESLQPNVLLVEKSVSSYAQELLAKGISLVLNVKRPLLERISRCTGAQIASSIENISSARLGQCEMFKVQKYLEFPSGKQTNRRSTKTLMFFEGCPRRLGCTVLLRGPCREELKKIKRTVQLAVFAAYHLSLETSFFADEGATLPEGPSRPVTERPDIRGDTDCFAGSAGVDVPHKLKQVQGGDSRMFEEISVSPRSLSLNEEGESFIFEHRESGSPVEHRESGSPVDDYLPHVIGSCEGSKISPYFLDLDPRTSGKKCQDVDHWNHKRHHDCPAGDRNDQDEFSGKFFPTSDNHQSILVSLSSTCIPKSLVCERPQLFRIKFYGSFDKPLGRYLRQDLFDQAYCCPSCKEPSESHVRCYIHQHGSLTIRVRRLLSQKLPGERDGRIWMWHRCLKCEPKNGVPPATRRVIMSDAAWGLSFGKFLELSFSNHSTANRIASCGHSLQRDCLRFYGYGNMVAFFRYSPVDILSVTLPPSVLCFNCRSPQDWTKTVAVEIYGKMKSLHWEISDFLHRTEKNIPSEDEPVKTGIHRQIIEMKDLLKMERNECEILLLPVIRDSNHHVQASIDILELNRLRRGLILDAYLWDRRLCHIDSLIETNGCVSKNNPATEFLLDIGLKEWKTDLLEADTNIGKPTCLLQSPGSPRKPLLSREVCFSDDEYSMSGKKLQIGLVDHPGDDTEDLDKVFSKFNGEKEWPSTRAAIGMEPVDRLPSLASIFSDNIDLAWTGSSELQYDLPQDFTKVDENGSFNLLDNPSYKNAPVRIHSFDSTVASRQRERTGLAPTSLHLSSFRSAEYFGGLTSITKDPMPNIRRACSQRSPGAIEKLNVILTRSPTHISSASHMVDDGARLLLPQIGNEDVVIAVYDDEPTSIVAYAMTSNEYVQKVTRKLNSTLSFSHLPNATELSHGLEQSLPSQEDNVDSKGTHFKFSFDDETPLPADNAKFSVICYFAKHFAALRDKCCPKDIDYIRSLSRCKRWSAQGGKSNVYFARTLDERFIIKQVTKTELDSFVEFAPQYFKYLMESLTSGSPTCLAKIVGLYQVNVKGLKSGREVKMDLMVMENLFFERKIPRVYDLKGSLRSRYTSGDSKVLLDSNLIEALHTKPIFLGSRAKRRLERAVWNDTSFLASADVMDYSLLVGIDEDKKELVIGIIDYLRQYTWDKQLETWVKASGILGGPKNEAPTIISPMQYKKRFRKAMSKYFLTVPDQWTS
- the LOC123425544 gene encoding putative 1-phosphatidylinositol-3-phosphate 5-kinase FAB1C isoform X1 is translated as MGVVEFSVLGAVQKFRSLITGSTPAANEEARQASAPPSPATPPRSGGVSPVDSPPPAARSGGRRAIALRRQISSPQPLRCHAVRRADGEDNDGPGKFFTPGNDCLNELSDTDSVSELNRSLTLSPLESPTWMAWQNNGTQTSRRNGRFSLDSLDHGTKLNGTIAENSGESDTNKHQVDFDANIWRPPPPEDEGDDAESRLFGFDEDDDDGVEESSNLLALGCFSTNKLVGVDMVTDIAQTEGVRNAVLGHFRALVAQLLNGEGISVGNDDGCISWLEIASSLSWQAASYVRPNTKKGGSMDPTDYVKIKCIASRDPTDSNLVRGVVCSKNLKHKRMMSEHRNAKLLILGGALEYQKVTNRLASIDTILEQEKEHLRTIVRNIESLQPNVLLVEKSVSSYAQELLAKGISLVLNVKRPLLERISRCTGAQIASSIENISSARLGQCEMFKVQKYLEFPSGKQTNRRSTKTLMFFEGCPRRLGCTVLLRGPCREELKKIKRTVQLAVFAAYHLSLETSFFADEGATLPEGPSRPVTERPDIRGDTDCFAGSAGVDVPHKLKQVQGGDSRMFEEISVSPRSLSLNEEGESFIFEHRESGSPVEHRESGSPVDDYLPHVIGSCEGSKISPYFLDLDPRTSGIVMHFHDSALFFIANNNRQDVVPGKKCQDVDHWNHKRHHDCPAGDRNDQDEFSGKFFPTSDNHQSILVSLSSTCIPKSLVCERPQLFRIKFYGSFDKPLGRYLRQDLFDQAYCCPSCKEPSESHVRCYIHQHGSLTIRVRRLLSQKLPGERDGRIWMWHRCLKCEPKNGVPPATRRVIMSDAAWGLSFGKFLELSFSNHSTANRIASCGHSLQRDCLRFYGYGNMVAFFRYSPVDILSVTLPPSVLCFNCRSPQDWTKTVAVEIYGKMKSLHWEISDFLHRTEKNIPSEDEPVKTGIHRQIIEMKDLLKMERNECEILLLPVIRDSNHHVQASIDILELNRLRRGLILDAYLWDRRLCHIDSLIETNGCVSKNNPATEFLLDIGLKEWKTDLLEADTNIGKPTCLLQSPGSPRKPLLSREVCFSDDEYSMSGKKLQIGLVDHPGDDTEDLDKVFSKFNGEKEWPSTRAAIGMEPVDRLPSLASIFSDNIDLAWTGSSELQYDLPQDFTKVDENGSFNLLDNPSYKNAPVRIHSFDSTVASRQRERTGLAPTSLHLSSFRSAEYFGGLTSITKDPMPNIRRACSQRSPGAIEKLNVILTRSPTHISSASHMVDDGARLLLPQIGNEDVVIAVYDDEPTSIVAYAMTSNEYVQKVTRKLNSTLSFSHLPNATELSHGLEQSLPSQEDNVDSKGTHFKFSFDDETPLPADNAKFSVICYFAKHFAALRDKCCPKDIDYIRSLSRCKRWSAQGGKSNVYFARTLDERFIIKQVTKTELDSFVEFAPQYFKYLMESLTSGSPTCLAKIVGLYQVNVKGLKSGREVKMDLMVMENLFFERKIPRVYDLKGSLRSRYTSGDSKVLLDSNLIEALHTKPIFLGSRAKRRLERAVWNDTSFLASADVMDYSLLVGIDEDKKELVIGIIDYLRQYTWDKQLETWVKASGILGGPKNEAPTIISPMQYKKRFRKAMSKYFLTVPDQWTS